TAGCCAAATATCCACCGGGCTTGTTTAAAATCGTTTCTGTCACTCTTATTAACGCAGTGGTTGTGGTATAACCAACAACGGGGGATACATTTTCCGTTTTTGCCGCGTCGATTACCTCTTGTCTTATGTCTAATTTTTCAGGCTCAAAACTCCAATAAACACCCAAAAAGTAAAGCGCTAGGCAAATAATGCCAACGATGGAGGTAACGGTTTTTACTGACACGTTAAGATTCATAACTCACTCCTAATGATGATTATGTTGATGCGCTTTTTCGCTTTTCCGTTTAATGCTTTCAACCGGTAATGTAATAGCCAAACGCTCTCCGCCTTCAAAATGCAGACTTAAAGCAACGTTGTCACCGGCACTTAAAGGCTCCTTAAGTTCGAAAATCATTAAATGTAACCCTGACGGCTGTAATGTCACTGTGTCATGCATGTTAATTTCGATCGCATCAAGCTGACGCATTTTCATCATGCCATCCGACATTTGATGCTCGTGAATCTCGATTCTAGAACTAATATCACTGCTTGCACCAATTAGCTTTTTATTTTTCATACTATGGTTACTGATCACCATATATGCAGATGAAACATCAGTACCAGGTATTGTTGCTCGTATATAACCATTTTCTATCGTCACTTTTTGATCTGCATGAGCAATATGCGTTAATAATACCAACACACTGGCAAATGCCACCGACATCCATTTCTGACAAGTCTTTGTGAAAAATCTAATATTCATGGCTTGCTATCTTTCCTTTATATACTCATATTATATTCATACTGCCATTGTAACTAAGCTAATTTCAAATGGATAATTTAATTCTTTCAAATTTACAAAATAATGTTTTGCACATAACTATTAATCGCTTCGACAAAAAAAATGCATTAAATTCAAAAATGTATTTAACATTGTGTGATTTACTCGCATCAGCTGCAACGAACGATAAAGTGAATAGTGTACTCATTCAAGGCAATGAAAGTTGCTTTTGTGCCGGCAACGATTTAGCTGACTTCATTAAGCATGCTAATGATGACGACCTTGCTGCATTTCAATTTGTCAAAGCACTAGTACATTTCAACAAACCTCTGATTGCTGCAGTTGCAGGCCCAGCTGTTGGTATTGGTACCACTATGTTGCTTCATTGTGATTATGTTATCGCAACAAAAGACGCAAAATTAAAACTACCGTTTAGTCAGTTAGGGCTTTGTCCAGAAGCCGCTTCAAGCACTTTATTACCGCTAAAGTTAGGTCATAACAAAGCTTTTGAGTTACTTGTATTGGGCGATACGTTTAGTGGACAATACGCACACGACATTGGTTTAGTTAATAAAATTACCTCTAATGAAACGTTACTTTCTGATGCACTGGCAGTGGCTGAAAAAATAGCGAAACTACCTGCAGATGCCACTCAAACAAGCCGACGCTTAATTAAACAAGCAACACAACCACAGGTACTTAAGGCAATTGAACAAGAAGCTATAGAGTTTTCAAGGTTAATAAAAACAAACGATTGCCAGCAAATACTGCAACGTTTTTTTAATTAACGACGTTCTCTAAAGAGCTAGTAGCACTTAGCTCTTTAACTTTTTAATTTTCTTTTTAAGCTCTTTTACCTTGTCTGCTAGTTTTTCTTCGTCGTTTAACTCTATACTCGTTAACGTTTTTTCGGCTATATCATATTTTTTCTGATGCATGTATAACTGCGCTAACCTTAATTGGCTCCATTTCTCATACTGCTTACTATTTTTTACTTGGCTATTTTGCAAGGCATGAATACCTACTTCTACCTCTTCACCAGTTTCTGCTGCTAACTTACCTTGTTGATAAAGCGCTTTCGTTTTTTCTTCATCGTTTTGCGCAAATTTAACGGCAAGTTTGAAGTCTTCGCGTGCTTTTTGCCATGCTTTATCATCCATGCTTGTTATTGCACGATAGAAGTACAATTCACTACTTTCAGGGTATTTCACTAATCCTTCTGCAAGTGTTTTGTAAGCTTCTTGTGGTTTTTCATTGGCTCGGTAAATAGTCGCAAGATGCTTATACCCTTTCACTGGTGCAATTGTTAATAGTTTTTTCGCATATTGTGTTGCTTTATCTATATCTCCACCAGCAATACCTGGCGCATGTAAATAAAAACCAATCGCCGTATCAAGTGCTTCAATATAGTTAGGTTTCAAGGTTAATGTTTTTTCTATCGATTCAACAAAATCTTCCGCATAGCCCAACTTTGAAAAAATACTTGCCTGTTGAGCCATAATAATTGCACTGACTGAAAAATAGTAATTAACTTGCGCATTTGATGCGTGTTGTTCTTTTAATGCTTCAAAATAATCAAATGCTGGCTCTCCATCTTCATTTGATAAAAGTAAACGCCCTTTGGCTATTTTAGCAGGCAAAGTTTGCTTAACATCATCAGGCAAGGCTGAATATTCAGTTTTAGCTAACGCAATATCTTGTTCAGTTAATGCTTTCTCCACTTTTTCCATTGTTGAGGCAACACTTGCTGAGCATAAAAAAAACCATATTATTAGTATTAGCGCTTTCATTTATTATCCTTTGTCCATATTTTGTAAATTAAGATTAGGGCCTGTTGATCTTTCGCGCTTATTTTTGCAGCAGTTTATTGGTATTTAGACAAGGCATTGCGATTAATGTGTGGTTATTCCACATGAAAAAGCAATAACGACGTATAAATACCAAAAAACGCTGCCCTTTGGGTTGAGCTAAACGCTATTTCTTCATCGTTGTTCGCAATTTACATGGAATAACCATGCGACATTGCTCACGTCTTGAACAAAAAGCGTTTAGTTCGAACAAAATTTAATCTCGAAAGATCAACAGATCCTAATTATATTGTCGTTGTTTGTTTCGCGTACATAACCAAATAACGCCGGCTATCATGAATATCGGCCAAAAGGCACCAAGTAATGCCATAGCAACTGCACCAAAAACAAGCATCGCAAGAAAAATCACCGTACCAAACACACTGACAACTATCGCCACGGCAACAAGAGTCAATATCACAACAACTAACGCTGAGATACTGATCGCCTTTAAAGGTTCAATAAGTTCTTCTCCCATGTATACGTCAACGTCAAAATATTCGACAAAACTGGTCCCTAAAACATAAGTAAGAAACAACGTGGCAATAATGGCAAGTAACAGTGATTTAAATAATGACATAGCCTACTCCTATCGTTTGAAAGTACTGCCTTAACAGGGACTAATAATGATTTGGAAGTAAAATTGTTGCACAAATATAAGCAACCGCTGTAACGACAGGAAATGCAAATAAAGATACAACCGCTGCAATTCTTACTCCCCAACGTGGAAATTCGTAATGTCGAGCAATACCAGCACAAACACCTGATACTTTCTTATACAATTGATCTTTCGATAACGTAGACTGATGTGTATATTGACGTTGATATTTCATGTGTTTTTCCTTCTAATTAATGGGTAAACATGACACTTTGAACATAAAGTGTCATGGCAACGTGGTGATTAGCTATTGACTGTTTTCTTCTTTAAATTAGCGATTTCTTCATCAATACGTTCATCTGTTTCCAGCGCTGATATTTGGCTTGCAAGATCTTGATTAGCCGTTAAATCAAATGCTTCAACTTGCGCTTCAACGTCATCAATTTTTTGCTGGTATCGCTCAAACTTGCTAATCGCATCTTCAATATTATGCACTTGTGCGCTTTCTCTTACTTTTAATCGCACCGTTGCTGATTCTTGTCTTAACACATAGGCTTCTTGCTTGCGTTTTGCTTCTGATAACTTACTTTGTAAACGCTGGCTATCTTCCTGTACCGCAGTTAAAAACTCTTCTAATTGAGAAAGCTCCTGTTCATAGCTTTCTTGTTCACTCTGTGCTTTATGTTTTTCAACTAAGGCTGCTTTTGCAAGATCATCACGATCTTTTGCTATTGCTGTTTCAGCCTTCTCTTGCCAATTACCAACAGATTTTTCTAGCTGGCGAATATGTCGTAATACCGACTTTTTCTCAGCAATATGTTTTGCCGCTGTCGCTCTTACTTCAACAAGTGTTTCTTCCATTTCTTGAATGATTAATCTGACCATTTTTTCTGGATCTTCTGCCTTATCTAGCATGTTGTTAATATTGGCATTTATAATATCTGTAAATCGTGAAAACATTCCCATGGTATTTCTCCTACTCTTCTTCTATGGTTCTTTTTGATGATGGTGACACCTGAGCGATCATTTGCTCAGTATGAACAACTGGCTTATCAGCTAAGGCGATGGTTAATTTAAGTTGCGCTTGAATATTATCTTTCAATGCTTTTGATATCTGCTGTGACACTTGTTTAGTTTGTTCTGCTACCGCTTTATTTACGCTATCTTCAATACTGCTTTGATTTGCCGATACACTCGTAATTGTCGTTAGTCCTATAACAAGTGAAGTCAATAATAATGAAAAACGTTGACGGTTCATGTTGCTCTCCTGAGTGTGTGTCATCTAAAAATTAAAAACTTACCCTTCATTAATCTATACATTACAAAGCTTGTGCCAACAGCGTAAATTTATTTAACCACTTGTTTTATAACAAATATTTAAATAATCACTAAATCCTTAACAATTCACGACATAATATGTCAAACGAAATTATAGTGAATATAACTACCGATTTAGTCTAATTGACCAATATGACTATTTGACTGATGAGTAAGACTCTTCACGTAATAGGTACGCCGAGACAATTACCTTGTTTGATCTAGGTTCTGAGCCCTCATAGCTATCGATACCTCTGACCAATGAACGCTATTATTTAGCAATTGGGTGAGAGCAAAGAGAAGGTATTATTCTTTAGCATTGCGTTTTTTATGCCTGCCAATGTGGTACAGCTTTCTACTTTATTATCAACTAAGTAAATCTGTGCTGCTTAATAGAAAAACAATTGTTCAGATGACATTGGGAGGCTTCAATTTAATTAATGGCACGAAAAATAATGTAACTGCACAAGTATGTTATTTAACAGGTAAAATATCAGGAGTAGGTATTATGTTTCGCCGGATGATAGTACAAAACCGAGAGGAGCAAAGAACTCAATAATGCGTTGTCGTTAATGGCTCAAGAGAAGCATGTGTATACATTGATAGTAATCATTATGCTTAATAAAAATAATTCACTTTGATGAAAAAGGCACATTAGTTAAGATATTTAATTCGTTTTTCTTTCAAGTAATCAAATATCACAAACAGATATTCGATTACTTGTATTGAGCTTTTTTTCAAAAAACCGAATCACAACTGAGCAGGCAAGCACCGCTGCAGCAGGGATCATCATGATCATAGAAATGGTTAATAAACTTAGCATCTTCTTGTCCTTTAATAAGGTTATAGTGAGTAAGATGCAAGAAAGTAAACAAAGGTTGTGCCATTACAGCAAAAAAAACATAAACCATTGAATTATAAAGAAAGTTAATTTTTACAAAAAATTAACTTTCGAAACAGGTTTTTAATTATCATAACCAGTTGGTGAATTTCACTATTTGTTAGTAAAAAAATTGCTAATTATTGTTTTATTGAGAGTTAACAACCTAATTAGTTTCCCGAATACGGGAATACACTTCCCGATTTCGGAACTTTGTCGTCATTAAATACCCTTCACTTTACCAAACGCTTCAAGTAGAACACGACTATTTGCACCTTCACGGTTAGCATTTTCACTTAAGTAACGACGATATTGTTTTGCCCCTGGTAAACCGTTGCATAAACCAAGCATATGCCGAACAACATGCCATACACGACCACCATTGGCGACATAATTATCAATATACGCAGCCATTTCTTCAATAATTTTCGCTCGTTTTTTCACCACAGTGTTTTCATGCCAAACTTGCTGATCCGCTTGAGACAATAAATAAGGGTTTTGGTACACCTCTCGGCCGATCATTACCCCATCAATATGGGTTAAATGTTGATTTACTTCTTGAAAAGATTTAATCCCACCATTAATGGAAATGTTTAACGACGAAAAGTCGCGTTTAATTTGGTAAACCCGCTCATAATCAAGTGGTGGTACTTCCCTGTTTTGCTTAGGGCTTAAACCACTTAACCATGCTTTACGAGCATGTACAATAAAATGTTCACAACCCGCTTGAGATACCTCACTGATAAATTGATGTAAAAACTGATAGCTATCTTGATCATCAATACCAATGCGCGATTTCACGGTAACAGGAATATTTACTGCTGTTTGCATTTGCTCTACACAGCGAGATACTAGAGCAGGTTCAGCCATCAAACAGGCACCAAACTTACCGTTTTGAACACGGTCAGAAGGGCACCCTACATTAATGTTTATTTCATCATAACCTTGCTGCTCGGCGATTATCGCACATTCTGTCATTGCTTTAGGGTCACTACCACCCAACTGCAAAACAACAGGATGTTCTTCTTCGTTAAACCCTAAATAATCGCCTTTACCAAATAAAATAGCGCCCGTTGTCACCATTTCCGTATACAGCACCACGTTTTTAGACATGGTTCGATAAAAGTAACGACAGTGGCGATCGGTCCAATCAAGCATGGGTGCAATAGATAGTTTATGAGAAATCATAACGTTAAATTAAAAGCCTATAAAAGTATTATGTCAGCCTCTTAAGATATCGGGCTACTTCAGCAGTAATTATACGTTTTTTATATGCGTTAAACAAAAGAACATCGGCTCTTATTACAGAAAAAGCAAAATAATCACTATGTATTAACAATCATTTAAAGAGTTTTCACTGAAACGCTGGGTAACCTTTTTTCTCTATGGTAGACTCATTTAAAACAGTGAAAATATCGATAATGCAATGAATATTGAAAAATTGTTAGAGCAAGCAAAAGCCTATTGTGTAAAAAGAGAAGTTAGGTTTACTCCAACGAGAGAGCAAGTATTTAAATTATTAGCAGATAGAAATAAAGCTGTAGGTGCTTATGATTTACTTGATGAACTTAAAGAGACCGACCCAGCCGCAAAGCCTGCAACGATTTATCGTGCATTAGACTTTCTCAGCCAGCAAGGGTTTGTGCATAAAATTGAATCTATTAATGCATTCGTTTTATGTCATCACTTTGGTGACTGTAACCACCCTGTACAATTATTAATATGCGATAAATGTGGTTTAGTTGAAGAAATTCAATCTAATGATTTTGATATGGCATTAAAAGAAATGGCTGGGCAAAAAGGCTTCACGGTTCATCATCAAATTGTAGAAGCACACGGTGCTTGCATGGATTGCCAATAATAGTTACTCACAGATAAATGATAAAATTTTCATACTATTATTGGTAAAATTAGCAATACTCGTCGATACTTACAGGCAACTAGGTAATTAATGTGAATTTTCAAGAATCTGAAGTAAATGTTTACATAACTTTTGCCAAAGAGCATAAAGTTGCTAGTATCTTAGAATAACAATTGGTATTCTCGATTTACATTTACTAATTATATGTGCAAAATCAGAATACTAGAACTGATAAGGCTTTGAGTACCTTCATGAATGTAGAGTTTATTAACCCATTTTTATCGTCAATGCTAAATGTAATGTCAACAATGGCTCAGATGGAATTGACCCCAGAAAAGCCTAAGCTTAAGAAAAATGAAGTAGCCATGGGCGACGTATCAGGTCTAATTGGTATGGTGAGTGAGCAAACAAAGGGCTCATTATCCATTACATTTGATGCTCCATTAGCATTAGCAACCATGAAAAATATGGTTGGCGAAGCACCTGATGAGGTCAATGAAGAAATTACCGACTTGGTAGGTGAAATTACCAATATGGTAACAGGTGGCGCCAAAAGAATGCTAAGCGAAAAAGGCTTCGAATTTGATATGGCAACTCCTATGGTTGTGTCTGGCAATAACCATACAATTAACCATAAAGCAGACGGCCCTATTGTTATTATTTCGCTGAGCGCGCCAGAGGGCAAAGCGTATATCGAATTCAGTTTCGATAAATAATAAGCCCTCTTACTAAGCTTTATTGTACCCCCATAAAAAAGTTAATCGTACGATTAACTTTTTTGGTAGTGCCCATCATCAATGGTTCCTTGTCGCCAGTCTGATCGAAGTATACCAAGACTGTTTGTTCGCGGGAATGAATCGATAATAGCCGTTTGATATAGTGATCAATCGTTTTTAACTTATACCAATTCGCATAAAGATTAAGTCAGTTCAGAGCGATGTCAGAGGTGGGAGAATAAGCGAAACGTGTGCAGGTATAGTTGTCACGTTTTGCGCAATTATCGCGGCTCTAACACGCTCCCAAAGGGCTGACGAATCCCCAAAAAATGACAGGCACAACATTTTATGATCTTATTAGTTCGCCAAAACAAAAATAAGAGTAAAATGCTATGCCTGAATCCTTACTTTGCCATAACTTCTTTGATAAGTCCTTATCGAATTTCAATCAAGCGAGAATGAAGACACTTAAAGCATGCTCTGAAGCACTTATAGCGTCTGATAGATTAACCTTAACAAGTTTGGGGCGTTACTTAGCTGGACGTGCGAACATTAAGCATAAAATAAAAAGGGTTGATCGTTTTCTTAATAACGAGCATTTGTTTAACCAACAAGTTGAAATATACGCTTCGTTGGCCAAACCAATCATTAGCAACTTGCCTTATTTAGCCATTGCAGTGGACTGGAGTGGTTGTTGTCGTTCAGATTACCACCTGCTTAGAGCGAGTTTACTCGTTGACGGCCGTTCTTTAGTGCTTTACAACATGGTTGTTGAATTAAAAGATTTTGATACGCCAGAAACCAATGCCAGATTTTTAGACAACCTCCTTCAAGTTATTGGTGAACACCGGTCCGTTTATATTTTGTCAGATGGTGGTTTTCTTACTCCTTGGTATACTAAAGTCCGTTCATTAGGATGGCACTTTATTGGCCGTCTCAGAGGCACGATGACATGTAAGTTAGAAGGTAAAAATACTTGGGAAAAACTCCCTGCCTTTCATCAGGGAGCGAGCTGTCAACCAACTCGACTTGGCAAAGCGAGGGTTACTCAACACAGTCCAACAGCATGTGATGCATTTCTCCATTTGTACAAAGGAAAATACAAAGGACGAAAAGGGAATAGCCGTTTTACTAAAGATACTCGCATGTATCGACGGCATGCTCATGAGCCATGGTTACTCGCAACATCAGATAATACACTCACTAGTGATCAAGTAATTAAGTTGTACAGTAAAAGGATGCAAATTGAGCAAAACTTTCGCGATGACAAAAGCCAACAATATGGCTTTTCGTGGCGGTTTAGTAAAACACAAGGCGTAAGGCGAATGAGTGCCTTGTGCTTAATTGCATGTTTAGCCAGTCTATTACTTTGGTTTGTTGGCTTTGAAGCGGAGCAGCGCAATTGGCAAATAATGTTTCAGGCTAATACGATAAAACACCGCAGAGTTCTATCGTTTCTTACATTGGCGAAGCAAGTAATTCGGCATAGACTCCACAAAATTAAAAATCACTATCTACAGAAAAGTCGAGAAAACTTTTTAGCTTATTATCAAATATGTTCAGTTATATAAAAATGGGGATCCGTCAGCCCAAAGGGCGAGTTTAAACGATTCATAGCCTGTGTTGTTGATTTTAACAAGGACGCTACAAGGATGTAGCTTATTAGAGAACGCAGGAGCACGTTCTCCTGAATAACCATTCTCTGCAATCAACGCCGTGCCTCTAAAGCGTTTAATTCTCGCTGAATGACCGAATATTTATGCGAATTGGTATTACCCTGTTCCTGTGGCTAAATTTGATGTGCTTACCAAGTATTATTGAAAAACAAATTAAATCGGTTCAACATAGCTACACAATGGCTCATTCAGATATTGCAGTATTACCCAATTAGGGCGTGTTAGTCTTTTAAGGAACTTAAGTAATCAATATTATGTGGCAACAAAAAACATTTCAGCTACCCGCAAAATCACGAGGGTTTCATTTGATCACCGATGAGATAATTAACCATCTACCGCACATATCAGCCATTGAATGTGGTTTGTTACACCTTTTCATTCAACATACTTCCGCTTCATTAACCATTAATGAAAACGCCGATACAACAGTAAGATCAGATTTAGAACGCCACTTTAATACCTTTGTCCCCGAAAATGCGCCATATTATCAACACACTTACGAAGGTGCCGACGATATGCCAGCTCATATAAAAGCGAGTACATTAGGTAGTAGCGTATCTATTCCTATTACCAATGGACGGTTAAACCTAGGTATTTGGCAAGGAGTTTATCTTGGTGAGCACCGCAATTTCGCAGAAGCAAGAACCATCATCGCCACTATTCAAGGGCAATAATTTGTTTTATGGTATTAATGACAAATCATCAATAACAAGGAAATTTTATGGGTTTTTTATCAGGGTTAATGGGCAATGCATCACAGGTTGATGTAAATGAGCTAGCCGAAGAACTCTCACCTATTTTAGCAAACAATGAAACGATTGAACTTGGATTTAAATTAATTCGTGATAAATTTATTTTCACCAGTGATCGATTAATTTTAATTGATAAACAAGGTCTAACAGGTAGTAAAGTTGAATATCACTCTGTGCCATATAAAGCCATTACTCACTTTAAAATTGAAAGTGCCGGCCACTTTGATCTCGACTCAGATTTGAAAATTTACATTTCTGGTCACGATACGCCAATCAGTAGAGAACTAAGAAAAGGTGACGACATTGTCGCTATTCAAAAAACACTCGCTAACTGTTTATTCGCTAGATAAGCGTGAAGATATTCACGCTATTTAAGGCGTGAATTAACGCGCTTACTAATATTACATAATAATTCGTAGGGAATAGTGGTTGCGTGCGCGGCAACCTCTGCAACACTTAATGACTCGCCCCAAAGTGTTGCAACATCACCAACGCTATCCTTTGCCCCTTGACCTAAGTCAACGGTTATCATATCCATTGATACACGACCAACTAAGGGGACACGGCGATCATTTATTAACACTGGCGTACCATTAGCAGCATGGCGTGGATAACCGTCACCATAGCCAATGGCAATAACACCAATAGTGGTATTTTTATCACTACGCCAATTAGCACCGTAGCCGACACCTTCCCCCGCCTTAATGTTTCTAATGGCAATTAAACTCGCTTGCAAAGTCATTACCGGCACAATGTCGTGAACATTATTATTAGCATCATGGATCATTGGGGAAACACCGTACAACATTAACCCAGGGCGAACCCATTGAAAGTGGCATTCCGGCCATGCCCATATGCCCGCGGAATTTGCCAAGCTTTTTTCATTACCAAAAGAGGCGGTTAACTGATTAAAGCGAGCAAGTTGCTCGGTGGTGGCGGAGTCTTGAGTATCGTCAGCACAGCCTAAGTGGCTCATCACAACAATATCATTTTGTACATTGTCACTCGCGGTTAATTGTTGATAGAAATCTTCAAATTGCTCAGGATTTACGCCTAAACGATGCATACCCGTATCAACTTTTAACCATACTTTTAACGGCTTATCTAAATCAGCGTTTAAAATAGCCGTTAGTTGCTGTTCGTTATGTACAATCGTTTGTAAGTTATTAACGGCTAAAATCGGTAAGTCTTGCTCAGTAAAAAAACCTTCAAGCAACACTATGGGTTTGACTATACCATCAGTTCTTAATGCTAATGCTTCTTCGATTCGTGCCACGCCAAAAGCATCGGCCTGCGGTAACGCTTTGGCAATACGTTCTAGCCCATGGCCATAAGCGTTTGCTTTCAGCACAGCGAGAATATTGCTGTTAGGTGCTTGTGCTTTTATCGCTGCATAGTTTTGTTGTAACGCGGCAAGGTCAATTAATGCAGTCGCGCTTCGAATACTCATTGCTAAATTAATCTTCTTCTAATACATGAGGGCCAGCGTAATTATCAAAGCGAGAAAATTGTCCTTGGAAAGTTAACGGTACTCGGCCAATTGGACCGTTACGTTGTTTACCAATGATAATTTCGGCCATCCCTTTAAATTCAGAGTCATCGTGATATACCTCATCACGATAAATAAACATAATTAAATCGGCATCTTGCTCAATAGAGCCTGACTCACGTAAATCTGAGTTAACAGGACGTTTGTCTGAACGTTGCTCTAGACTACGATTCAGCTGTGATAATGCAACGACGGGGATCTCTAATTCTTTTGCTAATGCTTTAAGTGAGCGAGAAATTTCAGCTATTTCTAAGGTACGGTTATCAGAAAACTGAGGTGCTCGCATAAGTTGAAGGTAATCGACCATGATCATACTTAAGCCACCATGATCTCGCGCAACACGCCTCGCCCGAGAGCGAACTTCTGTCGGCGTTAAACCTGCAGAGTCATCAATAAACATTTTACCTTTTTCAAGTAACAACCCCATAGTTGAAGACAAACGTGCCCAATCTTCGTCATTTAATTGTCCAGTTCGTATTTTGGTTTGGTCTATTCGGCCTAATGACGCCAACATCCTCATCATGATTTGTTCTGAAGGCATCTCGAGAGAAAAGATCAAACAGGGTTTATCTGAAGTCATCGCCGCCGTTTCACACAAGTTCATTGCAAAAGTTGTTTTACCCATTGAAGGACGAGCAGCAACAATTATAAGATCAGAAGGCTGTAGACCTGCGGTCATTTTATCTAGATCAGAAAAGCCTGTGGTTACACCTGTTACCCCATCGTGCGGTTGTTGATAAAGTTTTTCTATACGGTCAACAGTTTTTTCTAGCACGTTATTAATGTTTTCTGGGCCTTCAGATTTATTCGCCCTTTTTTCGGCAATCTGAAACACGCGCGTTTCAGCTAAATCTAGCAGTTCAGCACTGCTGCGCCCTTGAGAATCAAAACCGGCTTCAGCGATTTCATTAGCCACTGCGATCATTTCACGCGTTACTGCACGTTCTCGAACAATGGCTGCATAGGCTGTTATGTTGGCTGCACTTGGCGTGTTTTTCATCATTTCAGCGAGGTAAACAAAACCACCGGCATCATCAAGCTTTTGATCATTTTCTAACGCTTCTGATAGCGTGATCAAATCAACAGGGTCGCCAAGCTCAATCAATGAACCAATTGTTTCAAACGCAATGCGGTGAGAGCGGCTATAAAAATCTTCAGCAACAACACGTTCAGAAACACGATCCCACGCTTCGTTATCAAGCAATAAGCCGCCTAATACAGACTGTTCGGCTTCAAGCGAATGTGGTGGCACCTTTAACTCGTCGACAAGTTGGTCATGCTTCTTATTGTTTTTGGAAAAATTTGCTGGCTTGCGATCTGCCATTCATACACCTGTGTTGATTTATCGGTATCAGTGATCATTGCTAACGTTTAATTCACTGAAAGCTAAGGCGAGTATTATGGCTTAGAAGAACGTTTTAAGTAAAGAATAAGCGAAGAAGATTATGAGCGACTGCTAATGAGCCGCTCAAGGTAAACTTATTTTAATAAGCGAATAGTACCACTAACAGTTGTTGCTTTTACCGTTGCACTACCGTTCCCCACTTCAAAATTAAGCTTAGCACGTGGTGAGTACTTACTTTCAACGGCTTTGTCACTGGTAATATGGTTAAGTAAATCACCGCCTGCATGCGTTTTCAATCGAAAAGTAGCATTAACATCATCAATGAATTTAAGGGCAATGTCACCACTCACTGAAGACATTTTCACTCGGCCATTATCTGCTAGCGCTAGTTCACCTTCGATTTCACCACTTACTGACGATAGCTCTAATTCATCCACTGTTGCCAAACTAAATGTTAGATCACCTGATACAACACCTAAATCAACTTCTGTCGCATTTGATTGCGTATCAATTTCGCCACTTACTGCGCGTAGCTGCAAGCGACCACT
The Thalassotalea hakodatensis genome window above contains:
- a CDS encoding copper chaperone PCu(A)C, whose protein sequence is MNIRFFTKTCQKWMSVAFASVLVLLTHIAHADQKVTIENGYIRATIPGTDVSSAYMVISNHSMKNKKLIGASSDISSRIEIHEHQMSDGMMKMRQLDAIEINMHDTVTLQPSGLHLMIFELKEPLSAGDNVALSLHFEGGERLAITLPVESIKRKSEKAHQHNHH
- a CDS encoding enoyl-CoA hydratase-related protein gives rise to the protein MDNLILSNLQNNVLHITINRFDKKNALNSKMYLTLCDLLASAATNDKVNSVLIQGNESCFCAGNDLADFIKHANDDDLAAFQFVKALVHFNKPLIAAVAGPAVGIGTTMLLHCDYVIATKDAKLKLPFSQLGLCPEAASSTLLPLKLGHNKAFELLVLGDTFSGQYAHDIGLVNKITSNETLLSDALAVAEKIAKLPADATQTSRRLIKQATQPQVLKAIEQEAIEFSRLIKTNDCQQILQRFFN
- a CDS encoding tetratricopeptide repeat protein, with the translated sequence MKALILIIWFFLCSASVASTMEKVEKALTEQDIALAKTEYSALPDDVKQTLPAKIAKGRLLLSNEDGEPAFDYFEALKEQHASNAQVNYYFSVSAIIMAQQASIFSKLGYAEDFVESIEKTLTLKPNYIEALDTAIGFYLHAPGIAGGDIDKATQYAKKLLTIAPVKGYKHLATIYRANEKPQEAYKTLAEGLVKYPESSELYFYRAITSMDDKAWQKAREDFKLAVKFAQNDEEKTKALYQQGKLAAETGEEVEVGIHALQNSQVKNSKQYEKWSQLRLAQLYMHQKKYDIAEKTLTSIELNDEEKLADKVKELKKKIKKLKS
- a CDS encoding PspC domain-containing protein yields the protein MKYQRQYTHQSTLSKDQLYKKVSGVCAGIARHYEFPRWGVRIAAVVSLFAFPVVTAVAYICATILLPNHY
- the pspA gene encoding phage shock protein PspA; this encodes MGMFSRFTDIINANINNMLDKAEDPEKMVRLIIQEMEETLVEVRATAAKHIAEKKSVLRHIRQLEKSVGNWQEKAETAIAKDRDDLAKAALVEKHKAQSEQESYEQELSQLEEFLTAVQEDSQRLQSKLSEAKRKQEAYVLRQESATVRLKVRESAQVHNIEDAISKFERYQQKIDDVEAQVEAFDLTANQDLASQISALETDERIDEEIANLKKKTVNS
- the dusA gene encoding tRNA dihydrouridine(20/20a) synthase DusA; this encodes MISHKLSIAPMLDWTDRHCRYFYRTMSKNVVLYTEMVTTGAILFGKGDYLGFNEEEHPVVLQLGGSDPKAMTECAIIAEQQGYDEININVGCPSDRVQNGKFGACLMAEPALVSRCVEQMQTAVNIPVTVKSRIGIDDQDSYQFLHQFISEVSQAGCEHFIVHARKAWLSGLSPKQNREVPPLDYERVYQIKRDFSSLNISINGGIKSFQEVNQHLTHIDGVMIGREVYQNPYLLSQADQQVWHENTVVKKRAKIIEEMAAYIDNYVANGGRVWHVVRHMLGLCNGLPGAKQYRRYLSENANREGANSRVLLEAFGKVKGI
- the zur gene encoding zinc uptake transcriptional repressor Zur; translated protein: MNIEKLLEQAKAYCVKREVRFTPTREQVFKLLADRNKAVGAYDLLDELKETDPAAKPATIYRALDFLSQQGFVHKIESINAFVLCHHFGDCNHPVQLLICDKCGLVEEIQSNDFDMALKEMAGQKGFTVHHQIVEAHGACMDCQ
- a CDS encoding chemotaxis protein CheX, with amino-acid sequence MNVEFINPFLSSMLNVMSTMAQMELTPEKPKLKKNEVAMGDVSGLIGMVSEQTKGSLSITFDAPLALATMKNMVGEAPDEVNEEITDLVGEITNMVTGGAKRMLSEKGFEFDMATPMVVSGNNHTINHKADGPIVIISLSAPEGKAYIEFSFDK